A region of the Poecilia reticulata strain Guanapo unplaced genomic scaffold, Guppy_female_1.0+MT scaffold_239, whole genome shotgun sequence genome:
NNNNNNNNNNNNNNNNNNNNNNNNNNNNNNNNNNNNNNNNNNNNNNNNNNNNNNNNNNNNNNNNNNNNNNNNNNNNNNNNNNNNNNNNNNNNNNNNNNNNNNNNNNNNNNNNNNNNNNNNNNNNNNNTAATCTTTGCTGTGATTGAGATGAAAAAAGCCACGATCAAAGATCCCACAGACACTTTCRCGACCCGTTGAAGCATcttaaacacaaatactgcaGATAAACGTTTTCctgtacagaaaataaaaaccgaGGCGTCTCAGATGAAGGACAGTTTCTTCTTAAAGCTTATTCTACATTTTCTATAAGGAGAAATTAAGTTTTCYTCTAGATCACAACTCCTATAAACATTTtgagagaaaagagaagctGAGTGCAAAATGAAGCGGTTGTAGTTCCTGGTGGccaccagcagagggagccGAGGGAATTTAACTTcttgaaaacatgaaattagGAAGAGAGAGTCCTGATCTGAACCTGTYTGTGTTTTCATGTCAGGCAGGAACaacctgaaaacaaagtttgctACAACCTRGGACCAGATTTCATCTCAAKGACTTTCTCAGCTTAAAGTGAAGAACTTTCCCGGAAACATGAGATTATTTCCAAGCAGCTAAAAgtcttttctgtgtttctgctgctgcagatctgCTGCTTTCCTGTCAAATGATTCCATTTCTCCACAGGCAGGTGGCGCTGAAGGGTTAAACTTTAGTCACGCTGGTTGGTTGTTCACTTAGCGGCTTCGCCTCCTCTTCGTCATCGTCGTCTTCGTCTCCGCTGAGGTCCAACCTCAGGTTGTCCAGAGTCTGACGGATCGTCAGGTTGTCTTTACGTCTGttagaaacagaaaactttctTTAATCCTTCATTTCTGACGCCGTTTTTAAACATATGAAGTTAATTTTCCTCCAGaaagaaattttatttcagtccaaagtgaaaacatgaaatccCTCAATCctctgttagcattagcatgctaagTGTTAAAGGTCATGGAAGGTCAATTGAAAACATTATGGCAGCAAAGATCGAGggaaattgttacatttttcataaaatctttgatttatgttaaaatatataaaaatcaaagttattttctgattggttgccaGTCAAATTcatcaagctagcatagctagcAACAAATGAAAAAGGTTAGCTCATTGTccagaaacaaaataacttgAACTTATTGCCCAAATGGAAGAACTAAAACATRCACATTTAGCACAACGCGTCGTCTTTAAGCTAATTTATGTTYGCAGTTTAGCCTTTGGGCTGCGGTTCGTACTTGGTCTGCAGGTGCTGGTCCAGCAGCTGCCGCTGCAGCCGGCTGCTCGTCTCCCTCTCCTCCGTCAGCTCCCTCTGCAGGTGGCGGTACTGCGCCTC
Encoded here:
- the LOC103460411 gene encoding myosin heavy chain, embryonic smooth muscle isoform, whose translation is MRTLKRQLNEAEEEATRKEAQYRHLQRELTEERETSSRLQRQLLDQHLQTKRKDNLTIRQTLDNLRLDLSGDEDDDDEEEAKPLSEQPTSVTKV